One genomic segment of Rhizobium sp. 11515TR includes these proteins:
- a CDS encoding Rieske 2Fe-2S domain-containing protein, translating to MPFDGAGSWTPVALSSDLPPGTVMPAWTSVGPIALWRSQSGRATASSDRCPHRGMRLSHGFVRGQALSCIYHGWSYSLSGGCIRIPAHPDLVPPETIRVAVQQIEEADGILWAAVGQPATQPSQFDELVPLRSLSVEADVAAIEAAAGAKIDARGLIRLSEFPWIGLLLAPQEKHTLILLMIDRDRSPADRIAASRIVESIRRAAEERHREIAE from the coding sequence ATGCCATTTGATGGGGCCGGATCCTGGACGCCAGTCGCCCTTTCCTCCGATCTGCCACCAGGAACCGTCATGCCGGCCTGGACATCGGTTGGGCCGATCGCCCTATGGCGCAGTCAGTCGGGTCGCGCAACCGCATCTTCCGATCGCTGTCCGCATCGGGGAATGCGATTGTCACATGGCTTCGTCCGCGGCCAAGCGCTCTCCTGCATCTATCATGGATGGAGCTATTCGCTGTCAGGCGGATGTATTCGAATTCCCGCTCATCCGGACCTGGTTCCACCGGAAACCATCCGCGTCGCCGTCCAGCAGATCGAAGAAGCAGACGGTATCTTATGGGCAGCCGTCGGACAGCCGGCAACGCAGCCTTCCCAATTCGACGAGCTTGTCCCCTTACGCTCTCTGAGCGTGGAAGCGGATGTCGCGGCAATCGAGGCCGCGGCAGGGGCGAAGATCGATGCGAGGGGACTGATCCGCCTGTCGGAGTTTCCCTGGATCGGGCTGCTGCTGGCGCCACAGGAGAAGCATACGCTCATTCTTCTCATGATCGACAGGGATCGCAGCCCGGCAGACCGCATTGCGGCGTCCCGGATTGTCGAATCCATCCGCCGTGCGGCGGAAGAGCGCCATAGGGAGATCGCGGAATGA
- a CDS encoding aromatic ring-hydroxylating oxygenase subunit alpha, with protein sequence MKGGAMIDEWYPVGLFSQLSEKGNKTWLMGEAIEVARDRDGNAQVTTAEGRALPIRVRYGHLWSSLGNPDKELFAIPEADQPGRRFVDVGVVRVRCSPLRAVENFLDIAHFPFVHTDILGAEPHTEVENYKVEIREGVDEVWATQVKFYQPQAAKSATGGITTEYMYRVPAPTCSVLYKTCPPRPSEWDVITLFVQPLAEDLCDVWPWMALFDDETPMTDLIHFQQTIFLQDRSILENQIPALLPLDPGMEIPTRADLTSVAYRRWLKRHNYTYGAQLVAQ encoded by the coding sequence ATGAAAGGCGGCGCCATGATCGATGAATGGTATCCTGTCGGCCTCTTCAGCCAGCTCAGCGAGAAGGGAAACAAGACCTGGCTGATGGGCGAGGCGATCGAGGTCGCGCGCGATCGGGATGGCAATGCGCAGGTGACGACCGCCGAGGGAAGAGCCCTCCCCATCCGTGTCCGGTATGGCCATCTCTGGTCCTCCCTCGGCAACCCGGATAAGGAGCTTTTCGCCATTCCGGAGGCCGATCAGCCGGGCCGCCGCTTCGTCGATGTCGGCGTCGTTCGCGTGCGCTGCTCGCCGCTTCGCGCCGTCGAGAACTTTCTCGACATCGCGCATTTTCCCTTCGTCCACACCGACATCCTCGGCGCGGAACCGCATACAGAGGTCGAAAACTATAAGGTCGAGATCCGCGAGGGTGTGGATGAAGTCTGGGCAACGCAGGTAAAATTCTATCAGCCGCAGGCTGCCAAGTCGGCGACCGGTGGCATTACCACCGAGTACATGTACCGCGTGCCAGCCCCGACCTGTTCCGTCCTCTACAAGACATGCCCTCCGCGCCCCAGCGAATGGGACGTCATCACCTTGTTCGTCCAGCCTCTTGCCGAAGACCTCTGCGATGTGTGGCCGTGGATGGCGCTCTTCGATGATGAAACGCCGATGACGGACCTCATCCACTTTCAGCAGACGATCTTCCTGCAGGACCGCTCGATCCTCGAAAACCAGATACCCGCGCTTCTTCCGCTCGATCCCGGCATGGAAATTCCGACAAGGGCCGACCTCACCTCGGTCGCCTACCGGCGATGGCTCAAGCGCCATAATTATACCTACGGCGCACAGTTGGTCGCACAATGA